A stretch of Cicer arietinum cultivar CDC Frontier isolate Library 1 chromosome 5, Cicar.CDCFrontier_v2.0, whole genome shotgun sequence DNA encodes these proteins:
- the LOC101493754 gene encoding isocitrate dehydrogenase [NAD] catalytic subunit 5, mitochondrial, which produces MASQILRRTLGSRYLANARAFSSASTPIRATLFPGDGIGPEIAESVKQIFQAAEVPIEWEEHYVGTEIDPRTQSFLTWESLESVRRNRVGLKGPMATPIGKGHRSLNLTLRKELNLYANVRPCYSLPGYKTRYDNVDLITIRENTEGEYSGLEHQVVRGVVESLKIITRQASLRVAEYAFHYAKAHGRERVSAIHKANIMQKTDGLFLKCCREVAEKYPEIKYEEVVIDNCCMMLVKNPALFDVLVMPNLYGDIISDLCAGLIGGLGLTPSCNIGEGGIALAEAVHGSAPDIAGKNLANPTALLLSSVTMLRHLDLHDKADRIQNAILNTIAEGKYRTADLGGSSKTTEFTKAIIDQL; this is translated from the exons ATGGCTTCTCAGATCCTGAGACGAACCCTCGGAAGTCGCTATCTGGCAAACGCTAGGGCCTTCTCTTCTGCTTCCACTCCCATTCGGGCCACTCTTTTCCCCGGAGATGGTATTGGTCCTGAGATTGCTGAATCCGTCAAACAG ATATTCCAAGCTGCTGAAGTTCCAATTGAATGGGAAGAGCATTATGTAGGGACTGAAATTGACCCTAGAACACAGAGCTTTCTTACATGGGAAAGTTTAGAATCAGTGAGGAGAAATAGGGTTGGCTTGAAAGGGCCAATGGCCACTCCTATTGGAAAAGGGCACCGATCATTAAACCTTACCCTGAGAAAAGAACTTAATTTATATGCCAATGTCCGACCTTGTTACAGCCTTCCTGGCTACAAAACTCGATATGATAATGTAGATCTCATCACAATCCGTGAAAATACAGAAGGCGAGTACAGTGGACTTGAACACCAG GTCGTGAGGGGTGTAGTAGAAAGTCTCAAAATCATTACACGTCAAGCAAGTTTAAGAGTGGCTGAGTATGCTTTCCACTATGCCAAGGCACATGGAAGAGAGAGGGTGTCTGCTATACACAAAGCCAACATTATGCAAAAGACTGACGGTCTTTTCCTGAAG TGTTGCCGTGAGGTTGCAGAGAAATATCCAGAGATAAAGTACGAGGAAGTTGTCATTGACAATTGCTGCATGATG CTTGTGAAGAATCCTGCACTTTTTGATGTATTGGTGATGCCTAACCTTTATGGCGATATAATCAGCGACCTTTGTGCTGGCTTGATTGGAGGATTAGGCTTGACACCcag CTGCAACATTGGTGAGGGAGGTATTGCACTTGCTGAGGCTGTACATGGTTCAGCACCTGATATTGCTGGGAAG AATTTGGCAAATCCAACTGCTTTGCTGTTGAGTTCTGTTACAATGTTGCGCCATTTGGATCTCCATGATAAAGCGGATCGGATTCAAAATGCCATCCTCAACACAATTGCAGAAGGGAAGTATCGAACAGCTGATCTTGGTGGCAGTTCAAAGACAACGGAATTCACAAAAGCAATTATTGATCAACTTTGA
- the LOC101493217 gene encoding uncharacterized protein — translation MWGFGGRYYWGRKVNCEKENGIVVVFAWMSSEEKHLMKYVDLYSSLGWNSLVCHSQFLNMFFPEKATILAVDILNELVEVLKIRPCPVVFASFSGGSKACMLKVLQIISGKCETHNMDDYQLVRDCISGYIYDSSPVDFTSDLGVRFLLNPSVLKVSRPPRFALWIANGIASGLDSLFLTRFESHRAEYWRTLYSTTSMQVPYLIFCSEADGLATFEVISNFFRRLKDLGGDVKLIKWSDSPHVGHFRHHADEYEAATAEILGKAVAIYRHKNRRIEDEKLGIEGTRDVITDPFSELRKAAATSTSFQGFAVAPSENLSPSSVEFYDGKDVSSVADEQKGSFIHLPSRPSINANGVLGQILFDVCVPKTVEDWDVRSNSKNAQIIFGTRKHTPFNPIKCIRRSRL, via the exons ATGTGGGGGTTTGGTGGTAGATATTATTGGGGAAGAAAGGTAAATTGTGAGAAAGAGAATGGGATAGTTGTGGTGTTCGCATGGATGTCAAGTGAGGAAAAGCACTTGATGAAATATGTGGATCTCTACTCCTCTCTTGGATGGAATTCACTTGTTTGCCACTCTCAATTTCTCAATAT GTTCTTCCCTGAGAAAGCCACAATTCTTGCTGTTGATATTCTAAATGAACTTGTCGAG GTGCTGAAAATAAGGCCTTGTCCCGTTGTCTTTGCATCTTTTTCAGGTGGTTCAAAAGCTTGTATGTTAAAGGTTCTTCAG ATAATTAGTGGGAAGTGCGAAACACATAATATG GATGATTACCAGCTTGTTAGAGACTGTATTTCTGGCTACATTTATGATTCCAGTCCAGTTGATTTTACCAGTGATTTGGGCGTTCGGTTTCTTCTGAACCCATCTGTTTTAAAAGTGTCCCGTCCACCAAGATTTGCTTTATGGATTGCCAATGGTATAGCATCTGGTCTTGATTCCCTTTTCCTCACAAGATTTGAATCCCACCGTGCAGAGTATTGGCGAACACTTTACTCCACCACC AGTATGCAGGTCCCATATCTCATTTTTTGTTCAGAAGCTGATGGTCTTGCTACTTTTGAggttatttcaaattttttccGTCGACTGAAAGACCTCGGCGgagatgtcaaactgataaaATGGAGTGATTCTCCTCATGTAG gtcattttcggcatCATGCGGATGAATACGAAGCTGCAACCGCTGAGATCCTTGGCAAGGCAGTTGCAATTTATCGCCACAAAAACAGAAGAATCGAAGATGAGAAACTAGGCATAGAGGGAACAAGAGATGTGATCACAGATCCATTCTCTGAGCTTCGGAAAGCAGCAGCAACCTCAACTAGTTTTCAGGGTTTCGCTGTTGCTCCAAGTGAGAATCTTTCTCCTAGTTCAGTGGAGTTTTATGATGGTAAAGATGTTAGCTCCGTAGCAGATGAACAGAAAGGAAGTTTCATTCATCTTCCAAGCCGCCCAAGCATCAACGCTAATGGGGTTCTTGGCCAAATATTATTTGATGTTTGCGTTCCTAAGACAGTTGAGGATTGGGATGTCAGATCAAATTCCAAAAATGCTCAAATAATATTTGGTACACGGAAGCACACTCCTTTCAATCCTATAAAATGTATCAGGCGCTCGAGATTGTAA
- the LOC101492439 gene encoding uncharacterized protein isoform X2: MKKVLVTGASGYLGGKLCNALVRQGYSVKVLVRPTSDLSALPPSSEIVYGDITDSSSLLSAFSDCSVVFHVAALVEPWLPDPSKFITVNVEGLKNVLEAVKQTKTVEKLIYTSSFFALGPTDGTIADENQVHHEKFFCSEYEKSKVTTDKIALQAASEGVPIVLLYPGVIYGPGKVTAGNVVAKMLVERFSGRLPGYIGNGNDKYSFSHVDDVVEGHIAAMKKGQIGERIPLWVIEAYGWLLVLYSRITGTLPFISPPTVNVLRHQWGYSCEKAKRELDYKPRSLREGLAEVLLWLKNLGLIRY; encoded by the exons ATGAAGAAAGTATTGGTGACCGGTGCATCCGGTTACCTTGGGGGAAAGCTGTGCAACGCCCTCGTCCGACAAGGTTACTCCGTTAAGGTCCTCGTCAGACCCACCAGCGATCTTTCCGCCCTTCCTCCCTCATCCGAAATCGTCTACGGTGACATCACCGACTCTTCCTCTCTCCTCTCCGCTTTCTCCGACTGCTCCGTTGTCTTCCACGTCGCCGCTCTCGTTGAACCCTGGCTCCCCGATCCCTCTAAATTCATCACC GTCAACGTTGAAGGTTTGAAGAATGTGCTGGAAGCAGTGAAGCAAACCAAGACGGTGGAGAAACTCATATATACGTCGTCGTTTTTCGCTCTTGGACCAACCGATGGAACCATTGCCGATGAGAATCAA GTTCATCATGAGAAATTTTTCTGCTCGGAATATGAGAAATCAAAGGTTACAACAGATAAAATTGCACTACAAGCTGCATCTGAGGGTGTGCCAATAGTGTTGCTTTATCCTGGGGTTATTTATGGACCTGGTAAAGTCACTGCAGGAAACGTTGTTGCAAAGATG CTTGTAGAACGATTTAGTGGTCGATTACCTGGTTACATAGGCAATGGAAATGACAAATATTCGTTCAGTCACGTTGATGATGTGGTGGAGGGGCACATTGCTGCGATGAAAAAGGGACAAATTGGGGAGAG AATCCCTTTGTGGGTGATTGAAGCGTATGGGTGGTTGTTAGTTTTATACTCTCGAATCACTGGAACGTTACCTTTCATTAGTCCACCG ACGGTGAATGTTTTAAGACATCAGTGGGGGTATTCCTGCGAGAAAGCTAAAAGGGAGCTAGACTATAAGCCCAGAAGCCTGAGAGAAGGGCTTGCGGAGGTACTACTCTGGTTGAAGAACTTGGGATTAATAAGATATTAG
- the LOC101492439 gene encoding uncharacterized protein isoform X1, whose protein sequence is MKKVLVTGASGYLGGKLCNALVRQGYSVKVLVRPTSDLSALPPSSEIVYGDITDSSSLLSAFSDCSVVFHVAALVEPWLPDPSKFITVNVEGLKNVLEAVKQTKTVEKLIYTSSFFALGPTDGTIADENQVHHEKFFCSEYEKSKVTTDKIALQAASEGVPIVLLYPGVIYGPGKVTAGNVVAKMLVERFSGRLPGYIGNGNDKYSFSHVDDVVEGHIAAMKKGQIGERYLLTGENASFNQVFDMVAVITNTRKPMIRIPLWVIEAYGWLLVLYSRITGTLPFISPPTVNVLRHQWGYSCEKAKRELDYKPRSLREGLAEVLLWLKNLGLIRY, encoded by the exons ATGAAGAAAGTATTGGTGACCGGTGCATCCGGTTACCTTGGGGGAAAGCTGTGCAACGCCCTCGTCCGACAAGGTTACTCCGTTAAGGTCCTCGTCAGACCCACCAGCGATCTTTCCGCCCTTCCTCCCTCATCCGAAATCGTCTACGGTGACATCACCGACTCTTCCTCTCTCCTCTCCGCTTTCTCCGACTGCTCCGTTGTCTTCCACGTCGCCGCTCTCGTTGAACCCTGGCTCCCCGATCCCTCTAAATTCATCACC GTCAACGTTGAAGGTTTGAAGAATGTGCTGGAAGCAGTGAAGCAAACCAAGACGGTGGAGAAACTCATATATACGTCGTCGTTTTTCGCTCTTGGACCAACCGATGGAACCATTGCCGATGAGAATCAA GTTCATCATGAGAAATTTTTCTGCTCGGAATATGAGAAATCAAAGGTTACAACAGATAAAATTGCACTACAAGCTGCATCTGAGGGTGTGCCAATAGTGTTGCTTTATCCTGGGGTTATTTATGGACCTGGTAAAGTCACTGCAGGAAACGTTGTTGCAAAGATG CTTGTAGAACGATTTAGTGGTCGATTACCTGGTTACATAGGCAATGGAAATGACAAATATTCGTTCAGTCACGTTGATGATGTGGTGGAGGGGCACATTGCTGCGATGAAAAAGGGACAAATTGGGGAGAGGTATTTACTCACGGGTGAAAATGCATCGTTTAATCAAGTTTTTGATATGGTTGCTGTGATCACTAATACTAGAAAACCAATGATTAGAATCCCTTTGTGGGTGATTGAAGCGTATGGGTGGTTGTTAGTTTTATACTCTCGAATCACTGGAACGTTACCTTTCATTAGTCCACCG ACGGTGAATGTTTTAAGACATCAGTGGGGGTATTCCTGCGAGAAAGCTAAAAGGGAGCTAGACTATAAGCCCAGAAGCCTGAGAGAAGGGCTTGCGGAGGTACTACTCTGGTTGAAGAACTTGGGATTAATAAGATATTAG
- the LOC101492099 gene encoding B3 domain-containing protein At5g42700-like — MVSSSYEDSRRKRMEENRKRMEALNLPQLSQSLHKSSSPIKKPSPSKPRIIQKELVVVRRSGRVANLPAPIYKEVLIDRVIIPRNRTSRGGYNMYRDYSKRVYASDEAREEALQKADKLQSDLNSKHPIFIKSMLQSHVTGGFWLGLPNHFCKKNLPLRDAMMTLIDEDGDEYPTTYLAQKTGLSAGWRGFAIAHKLADGDALIFELVKRTVFKVYIIRVNSPSEGK; from the exons ATGGTGTCATCATCATATGAAGATAGTCGTCGCAAAAGAATGGAAGAAAATCGAAAGAGAATGGAAGCTCTTAATCTTCCTCAGCTCTCCCAATCCCTTCACAAATCATCTTCTCCCATTAAAAAACCCTCACCG TCGAAACCTCGCATCATCCAGAAAGAGCTTGTTGTTGTCAGAAGATCCGGCCGTGTCGCCAACTTGCCCGCTCCCATTTACAAAGAA GTTCTTATTGATCGCGTTATAATACCTAGAAATAGAACTTCAAG AGGAGGTTATAATATGTATAGGGATTATTCAAAGAGGGTATATGCCTCAGATGAAGCTAGAGAGGAGGCATTGCAGAAAGCAGATAAGTTGCAGTCAGATTTGAATTCTAAACatccaatttttattaaatcaatgCTCCAATCTCACGTCACTGGTGGATTCTGGCTG GGCCTTCCAAATCATTTCTGCAAGAAAAACCTTCCACTACGGGATGCAATGATGACCTTGATTGATGAGGATGGGGATGAGTATCCAACAACATATTTGGCTCAAAAAACTGGACTTAGCGCTGGATGGAGAGGTTTTGCTATTGCTCATAAGCTTGCTGATGGCGACgctttaatttttgaattagttAAACGCACTGTATTCAAG GTGTACATTATTAGAGTGAATAGTCCTTCAGAGGGTAAATAG
- the LOC101491462 gene encoding probable protein phosphatase 2C 12 isoform X1, protein MSGRSEHQKSVPLSVLLKRELANEKIEKPDMVVVYGHASENKKGEDFILLKTECQRVVADGVSTYSVFGLFDGHNGSAAAIYAKENLLNNVLCAIPPDLNRDEWVAALPRALVAGFVKTDKDFQQKARTSGTTVTFVIIEGWVITVASVGDSRCVLEPSEGGSHDLSADHRLETNEEERVRISSSGGEVGRLNTGGGAEVGPLRCWPGGLCLSRSIGDMDVGEFIVPVPYVKQVKLSTAGGRLIICSDGVWDALTAEMVLDCCRGMSAEAAAPHIVKESLQAKGLRDDTTCIVVDILPQEKPPTSVPTLKRPVKGMLKAIFRKKSSQSPYIEKEYVEPDIVQELYEEGSAMLSERLETKYPLCNMFKLFVCAVCQIEIKPGEGISVHEGTDKPGKLRPWDGPFLCLSCQEKKEAMEGKRTSDRLSSGSD, encoded by the exons ATGTCTGGTCGGAGTGAACACCAAAAATCCGTTCCCCTTTCGGTTCTCTTGAAGCGTGAATTGGCGAATGAGAAAATCGAGAAACCTGATATGGTAGTTGTTTATGGCCATGCTAGTGAGAACAAGAAAGGAGAGGATTTCATTTTACTAAAGACCGAATGCCAAAGAGTTGTGGCAGATGGTGTTTCTACGTATTCTGTTTTTGGG CTATTTGATGGACACAATGGATCTGCTGCTGCTATTTATGCCAAGGAGAATCTTCTGAACAATGTTTTATGTGCCATTCCTCCAGATCTCAACAGAGATGAGTGGGTAGCAGCATTGCCCAGGGCTTTGGTTGCTGGCTTTGTAAAAACTGATAAAGATTTTCAACAGAAAG CAAGGACATCTGGAACAACTGTAACCTTTGTGATTATAGAAGGATGGGTTATAACAGTTGCATCTGTTGGTGATTCCCGTTGCGTACTTGAACCTTCTGAAGGTGGGAGTCATGACTTGTCAGCAGATCATCGACTAGAAACCAATGAAGAGGA GAGGGTGCGCATCAGTTCTAGTGGAGGTGAAGTTGGTCGGCTAAATACAGGTGGAGGTGCAGAG GTTGGTCCGTTGAGATGTTGGCCTGGTGGCTTGTGTCTCTCTCGATCCATTGGTGATATGGATGTTGGCGAATTTATTGTCCCTGTACCATATGTAAAGCAAGTGAAG CTTTCCACTGCTGGAGGAAGGCTTATTATCTGCAGTGATGGAGTCTGGGATGCTCTAACTGCAGAAATGGTCCTTGATTGTTGTCGTGGGATGTCAGCGGAGGCTGCCGCACCACATATTGTAAAA GAATCTCTGCAAGCAAAGGGACTTAGAGACGACACAACCTGCATCGTGGTCGACATATTACCCCAGGAGAAGCCACCTACTTCTGTACCAACACTAAAGAGACCGGTCAAAGGAATGTTGAAAGCCATTTTTCGCAAAAAATCCTCTCAGTCACCATATATTGAAAAAGAATACGTTGAACCAGATATAGTACAGGAACTATACGAAGAAGGATCTGCTATGCTTTCAGAAAG GTTAGAAACAAAATATCCACTCTGCAACATGTTCAAGTTGTTCGTGTGTGCAGTGTGTCAAATAGAGATTAAACCTGGGGAGGGTATTTCAGTACATGAAGGTACAGATAAACCAGGAAAATTGCGTCCCTGGGATGGACCTTTCCTTTGTTTAAGTTGCCAAGAGAAGAAAGAAGCCATGGAAGGGAAACGAACCTCAG ATAGACTTAGCAGTGGAAGTGACTAA
- the LOC101491462 gene encoding probable protein phosphatase 2C 12 isoform X2 — protein sequence MPKSCGRWCFYVFCFWENLQLFDGHNGSAAAIYAKENLLNNVLCAIPPDLNRDEWVAALPRALVAGFVKTDKDFQQKARTSGTTVTFVIIEGWVITVASVGDSRCVLEPSEGGSHDLSADHRLETNEEERVRISSSGGEVGRLNTGGGAEVGPLRCWPGGLCLSRSIGDMDVGEFIVPVPYVKQVKLSTAGGRLIICSDGVWDALTAEMVLDCCRGMSAEAAAPHIVKESLQAKGLRDDTTCIVVDILPQEKPPTSVPTLKRPVKGMLKAIFRKKSSQSPYIEKEYVEPDIVQELYEEGSAMLSERLETKYPLCNMFKLFVCAVCQIEIKPGEGISVHEGTDKPGKLRPWDGPFLCLSCQEKKEAMEGKRTSDRLSSGSD from the exons ATGCCAAAGAGTTGTGGCAGATGGTGTTTCTACGTATTCTGTTTTTGGG AAAATTTACAGCTATTTGATGGACACAATGGATCTGCTGCTGCTATTTATGCCAAGGAGAATCTTCTGAACAATGTTTTATGTGCCATTCCTCCAGATCTCAACAGAGATGAGTGGGTAGCAGCATTGCCCAGGGCTTTGGTTGCTGGCTTTGTAAAAACTGATAAAGATTTTCAACAGAAAG CAAGGACATCTGGAACAACTGTAACCTTTGTGATTATAGAAGGATGGGTTATAACAGTTGCATCTGTTGGTGATTCCCGTTGCGTACTTGAACCTTCTGAAGGTGGGAGTCATGACTTGTCAGCAGATCATCGACTAGAAACCAATGAAGAGGA GAGGGTGCGCATCAGTTCTAGTGGAGGTGAAGTTGGTCGGCTAAATACAGGTGGAGGTGCAGAG GTTGGTCCGTTGAGATGTTGGCCTGGTGGCTTGTGTCTCTCTCGATCCATTGGTGATATGGATGTTGGCGAATTTATTGTCCCTGTACCATATGTAAAGCAAGTGAAG CTTTCCACTGCTGGAGGAAGGCTTATTATCTGCAGTGATGGAGTCTGGGATGCTCTAACTGCAGAAATGGTCCTTGATTGTTGTCGTGGGATGTCAGCGGAGGCTGCCGCACCACATATTGTAAAA GAATCTCTGCAAGCAAAGGGACTTAGAGACGACACAACCTGCATCGTGGTCGACATATTACCCCAGGAGAAGCCACCTACTTCTGTACCAACACTAAAGAGACCGGTCAAAGGAATGTTGAAAGCCATTTTTCGCAAAAAATCCTCTCAGTCACCATATATTGAAAAAGAATACGTTGAACCAGATATAGTACAGGAACTATACGAAGAAGGATCTGCTATGCTTTCAGAAAG GTTAGAAACAAAATATCCACTCTGCAACATGTTCAAGTTGTTCGTGTGTGCAGTGTGTCAAATAGAGATTAAACCTGGGGAGGGTATTTCAGTACATGAAGGTACAGATAAACCAGGAAAATTGCGTCCCTGGGATGGACCTTTCCTTTGTTTAAGTTGCCAAGAGAAGAAAGAAGCCATGGAAGGGAAACGAACCTCAG ATAGACTTAGCAGTGGAAGTGACTAA